A region of Neovison vison isolate M4711 chromosome 7, ASM_NN_V1, whole genome shotgun sequence DNA encodes the following proteins:
- the NANOS2 gene encoding nanos homolog 2, translating into MQLPPFDMWKDYFNLSQVLLALIQSGGQRPEAQGNGDPRPGPSLGLEQGVGGPGAGRGLATLCNFCKHNGESRHVYSSHQLKTPEGVVVCPILRHYVCPLCGATGGQAHTLKYCPLNGGQQSLYRRSGRNSAGRKVKR; encoded by the coding sequence ATGCAGCTGCCGCCCTTTGACATGTGGAAGGACTACTTCAACCTGAGCCAGGTGCTTTTGGCCCTGATCCAGAGTGGGGGGCAAAGGCCCGAGGCCCAGGGGAATGGGGACCCGAGGCCCGGGCCCTCTCTGGGGCTGGAGCAGGGCGTGGGAGGGCCGGGGGCCGGCAGAGGCCTGGCCACCCTGTGTAATTTCTGCAAGCACAACGGGGAATCGCGGCACGTCTACTCCTCACACCAGCTGAAGACCCCAGAGGGCGTGGTGGTGTGCCCTATCCTGCGGCATTATGTTTGTCCCCTGTGTGGGGCCACCGGGGGCCAGGCCCACACGCTCAAGTACTGTCCACTCAACGGCGGCCAGCAGTCTCTCTACCGCCGCAGCGGGCGCAATTCGGCCGGCCGCAAGGTTAAGCGCTGA